A stretch of Aedes aegypti strain LVP_AGWG chromosome 2, AaegL5.0 Primary Assembly, whole genome shotgun sequence DNA encodes these proteins:
- the LOC5568109 gene encoding uncharacterized protein LOC5568109 gives MYIKSGHRFLSDKGQIVFPGPPTRSAFSFSYTNPLTTTTTASTTTVALPDPPEIDDDTNYIDMWRSKSTSGSDMLSDKIQMFYIYITVTITSVFVLILLGIFGYMCYKRKGFQSIENQQDIETTRRQSSRRSQRRHSMHCSKEREASENPGQTLLR, from the exons ATGTACATTAAGTCGGGACACCGATTCCTCAGTGACAAAGGCCAGATAGTGTTCCCTGGCCCGCCGACCCGTTCGGCTTTCTCGTTCTCGTACACAAACCCGCTGACCACGACTACCACGGCCAGCACCACGACGGTGGCCCTGCCTGATCCCCCGGAGATTGACGATGATACAAACTATATCG ATATGTGGCGAAGCAAGTCAACGTCCGGTTCGGACATGCTGTCCGACAAAATTCAGATGTTCTACATCTACATTACGGTTACCATAACGTCCGTGTTTGTGCTCATTCTGTTGGGGATTTTCGGTTACATGTGTTATAAAAG GAAGGGATTCCAAAGCATAGAGAACCAGCAGGACATTGAAACGACCCGAAGGCAGAGCAGTCGAAGATCACAGCGGAGGCATTCGATGCACTGTTCCAAAGAGCGCGAAGCCTCAGAGAATCCAGGCCAGACGCTTTTGCGCTGA